From a single Candidatus Schekmanbacteria bacterium genomic region:
- a CDS encoding site-2 protease family protein, which yields MNTGYMIINYVALLFSISVHECSHAWTADRFGDSTAKRLGRVTLNPIPHIDLLGTIILPALMIFSGTGFLIGWAKPVPVNPSNLKNPRNDNLWISFAGPLSNLLMGGIFAIIFHTLIRTTSSMAVPGNPSIVGPLIIFIYFSIKINVFLAIFNLIPIFPLDGSGVLEGLLPVRQAISYEKLRPYGFMILLLLVYSNVLNFIIVPVSNIVFSLLGVD from the coding sequence ATGAACACTGGTTACATGATTATCAACTACGTGGCACTTCTTTTCTCTATTTCAGTTCACGAGTGCTCCCATGCATGGACAGCTGACCGCTTTGGCGACAGTACTGCAAAGAGGCTTGGGCGCGTTACCCTTAACCCGATACCCCATATTGATCTTCTAGGCACGATAATTCTTCCTGCACTGATGATATTCTCAGGTACCGGGTTTCTAATAGGATGGGCAAAGCCGGTTCCTGTCAACCCATCAAATCTTAAAAACCCGAGAAATGACAATCTTTGGATATCCTTTGCAGGCCCTTTGAGCAATCTGCTGATGGGAGGAATATTCGCTATTATCTTTCACACTCTTATAAGAACAACGTCATCTATGGCAGTGCCAGGAAACCCATCTATAGTAGGACCATTGATAATTTTTATATACTTCAGCATCAAGATAAATGTGTTTCTTGCTATTTTTAATTTAATCCCCATTTTCCCTCTTGATGGCAGCGGAGTACTTGAAGGTCTTCTTCCGGTAAGACAGGCTATTTCCTACGAAAAGCTGAGACCATATGGATTTATGATATTGCTTCTTCTCGTCTATTCCAATGTTTTAAATTTTATAATAGTTCCTGTAAGTAATATAGTTTTCAGTCTCCTGGGTGTGGATTAA
- the pheA gene encoding prephenate dehydratase, which translates to MAAKNLQELRRKIDLIDSKLLKLLSYRGKLASQIGEVKKRDNADIHVPAREAQILNKITRENKGPFSNAAIKTLFREILSASLALEEPIKVSYLGPQASFSHIASLKQFGRMSVAIPVDYIKDVFENVEKGVAKYGVVPVENSNEGTVTQTVDLFLDYPLKICGEILMRINHNLLNISGKNSDIKKIISHPQPIAQCREWISRNMPGIPVEEVSSTATAAVIASKDKYKAAIASEMAMKIYDLKMVHSHIEDNCNNFTRFVIIGKESFCRTGDDKTSLMFTTKDRAGALNDVLKHFAANRISLSKIESRPSKKKPWEYIFFVDCRGHMEDLPVKKTIMRLEKDCVFLTILGSYPRGKLD; encoded by the coding sequence ATGGCTGCAAAAAACCTTCAGGAACTCAGGCGGAAAATTGATCTTATAGATTCAAAGCTGCTGAAGCTTTTAAGTTATAGAGGTAAACTTGCAAGCCAGATAGGCGAAGTTAAAAAAAGAGACAATGCGGACATCCATGTCCCTGCCCGCGAGGCGCAGATTCTGAATAAGATTACCCGTGAAAATAAAGGACCATTTTCAAATGCGGCGATAAAAACTCTTTTCAGGGAGATACTCTCAGCCTCTCTTGCTCTTGAGGAGCCTATCAAGGTCTCTTACCTCGGACCGCAGGCATCTTTTTCACATATTGCATCACTAAAACAGTTTGGCCGCATGTCTGTCGCAATACCCGTTGATTATATAAAGGATGTTTTTGAAAATGTTGAAAAGGGGGTCGCTAAGTATGGGGTAGTTCCTGTCGAAAATTCTAATGAGGGGACTGTGACCCAGACAGTAGATCTTTTCCTTGACTACCCGCTTAAGATTTGCGGTGAGATATTGATGCGTATAAACCATAATCTCCTTAACATCTCAGGGAAAAATAGTGACATTAAAAAAATTATTTCCCATCCTCAGCCGATAGCCCAGTGCAGGGAATGGATTTCAAGGAATATGCCGGGAATACCTGTCGAAGAGGTTTCAAGTACCGCAACTGCTGCCGTAATTGCATCTAAGGATAAATACAAAGCAGCAATCGCAAGCGAAATGGCAATGAAGATATATGATCTCAAGATGGTCCATTCTCATATAGAGGACAACTGCAACAATTTTACGCGGTTTGTAATCATAGGCAAGGAGTCTTTTTGCAGGACCGGAGATGACAAGACATCCCTTATGTTTACGACAAAGGACAGGGCAGGGGCTCTCAATGATGTGCTGAAACATTTTGCAGCAAACAGGATAAGCTTGTCCAAGATCGAGTCAAGGCCATCGAAAAAGAAGCCATGGGAGTATATTTTTTTCGTTGACTGCCGTGGCCACATGGAGGACCTGCCGGTCAAAAAAACTATTATGCGCCTTGAAAAAGACTGTGTTTTTCTTACTATCCTCGGGTCATATCCGCGCGGGAAACTAGACTGA
- a CDS encoding PilZ domain-containing protein yields the protein MQDKLETRGYLPDIVELNLASDNISDLFQEVAGIICSSKKIVNSQSALREFQNFSREWNRNKKNMVDEGINFFRNGIFPFTINYCPFLEMSESLLFLGKTNKGLSTGINDTPPVRVICSMLFHSVESFEQKKQEDLERQKFNLYWNNLFTNKKFIEGFLELTSSDDLIMLIAETHNYLEKRRYPRYSIDTVAYCRTLLFDDDVAENKEKVRVRNISHQGILLEHSNPFPVNNAVEISLLLDDRILYMVGKVCRVDKLKEIESDKYYSGVNLTQISSENQLLISRYLQSCQ from the coding sequence ATGCAAGATAAATTAGAAACAAGAGGTTATCTCCCGGATATTGTCGAACTCAATCTGGCATCTGACAATATATCTGACCTGTTTCAGGAAGTAGCAGGTATAATCTGCAGTTCCAAAAAAATCGTCAATTCTCAGTCCGCTCTTCGCGAATTCCAGAACTTCTCAAGGGAATGGAACAGAAACAAAAAAAATATGGTAGATGAAGGAATAAATTTCTTCAGAAATGGGATATTCCCGTTTACCATCAATTACTGTCCCTTTCTTGAGATGTCAGAATCTCTGTTGTTCCTCGGAAAGACAAATAAAGGGCTCTCTACAGGGATCAATGACACGCCTCCCGTAAGAGTAATCTGTTCCATGCTGTTTCATTCAGTAGAGTCATTCGAACAAAAGAAACAGGAAGACCTCGAAAGACAGAAATTCAATCTGTACTGGAATAACCTCTTTACCAATAAAAAGTTTATAGAGGGTTTTCTGGAACTTACAAGCTCTGATGATTTGATAATGTTAATTGCTGAAACTCACAACTATCTTGAAAAACGCCGTTATCCCCGTTACAGCATCGATACAGTGGCATACTGCCGTACACTCCTCTTTGATGATGATGTTGCAGAAAACAAGGAAAAAGTAAGGGTCAGGAACATCAGCCATCAGGGGATCTTGTTAGAGCATTCAAACCCGTTCCCTGTGAACAATGCTGTAGAAATAAGCCTTCTTCTCGACGACCGTATTCTCTATATGGTAGGAAAAGTCTGCAGAGTCGATAAACTCAAAGAGATTGAATCTGACAAGTATTATTCAGGCGTAAACCTGACTCAGATCTCATCTGAAAATCAGCTTCTTATAAGCAGATATCTCCAAAGCTGCCAGTAA
- a CDS encoding lytic transglycosylase domain-containing protein, whose protein sequence is MKALRHRPFFILLFLFLIIPSVVIPVYAEDNFLKKGDTLFESGNLLEAKSFFIRSLAEYPDIRDYSLYRIFLTAKKEGDLRLAEKTFEDIELHFGYSRWYGPMILDMGSIYANAGFHKKSIATLKKYASSFPSGRNITKVLLLLCEELIRDKQKAEAKNILTGLWYDHPESPEADRAEAILMKEYYNGGNIRGHVKTGTLLRRCDELKKTFHFSESIKEYDYLFEHSKKLSLETLTDVYLGKGEALEKLKQYKKASILYESLLKRLGKTGKRESIELAGYRLANAYFQGSDDEQFLLVSKKAVEKESSSPYGLKTAYLIFKFYKNAGDVRNALDYISMMLKANTAKLSSFNNAELLWEAGFINYLASDYPEALRLFNLSANSSEEKGVQYCKSFFWAGKAAEKSGEADAAALFKKGVSSTSYYGKLCDLRVNDKVLSFKLNRDEYCGSPDALRENINDNEIWDIAEKQIKAGKVLLFFKRAKTLKELGFQNDCFFELKQAVKSEETFTSDKVKIFANLFVLEGDYIDAVPLLARLSEAEKEKAMNDREISQVLYPLAFYPYVKKYCESEGLDPFFVLSVMRQESMFNSDALSPAGAVGLMQVMPATARKVNKKPIGREDLFSPETNVRIGVNYLSGLIKENNGNIHYALSAYNAGESKLDEWIKKSGSCEPEEFIERITYRETCDYVKRILSNYLTYRSIYCN, encoded by the coding sequence ATGAAGGCATTGCGGCATAGACCTTTTTTTATTCTTTTATTCCTTTTCCTGATAATTCCTTCAGTTGTAATTCCTGTATACGCAGAGGATAACTTCTTAAAGAAGGGTGATACCCTGTTTGAGTCGGGAAACCTGCTGGAAGCAAAGTCTTTCTTTATCCGCTCACTGGCAGAGTATCCAGATATTCGGGATTACTCGCTTTACAGGATTTTTTTGACTGCCAAAAAAGAGGGGGATCTAAGACTTGCTGAAAAGACTTTTGAGGATATAGAGCTTCATTTCGGATACAGTCGCTGGTATGGCCCCATGATATTGGACATGGGAAGCATTTATGCCAATGCAGGGTTTCATAAAAAGTCTATCGCTACTCTAAAGAAATATGCCTCCTCTTTTCCTTCAGGGAGAAACATAACAAAAGTTTTGCTCCTTCTCTGTGAAGAACTAATCAGGGATAAACAAAAAGCAGAGGCTAAAAATATTCTGACCGGTTTATGGTACGATCATCCGGAGTCTCCGGAAGCCGACAGAGCTGAAGCTATTCTCATGAAAGAATATTATAACGGCGGGAACATAAGAGGACATGTCAAGACAGGGACATTATTACGAAGATGTGACGAACTAAAAAAGACATTTCATTTCAGTGAATCGATAAAAGAATATGATTATCTTTTCGAACATTCAAAGAAATTAAGCTTAGAGACTCTCACAGATGTATATCTTGGCAAGGGCGAAGCGCTTGAAAAGCTGAAGCAATATAAAAAAGCATCAATTCTCTATGAGAGCCTGCTTAAAAGATTAGGAAAGACAGGCAAGAGAGAGAGTATAGAGCTTGCCGGGTACAGGCTTGCAAATGCTTATTTCCAGGGCTCTGACGATGAACAATTTCTTTTAGTTTCCAAAAAAGCTGTTGAGAAGGAAAGCAGCTCACCTTACGGTTTAAAGACAGCTTATCTTATTTTTAAATTCTACAAAAATGCCGGTGATGTCCGGAATGCTCTTGATTATATATCAATGATGCTGAAAGCAAACACGGCAAAGCTTTCATCTTTTAATAATGCAGAACTTCTCTGGGAAGCCGGATTCATTAATTATCTTGCATCTGACTATCCGGAAGCATTGAGACTCTTTAATCTTTCTGCCAATTCATCAGAAGAAAAGGGTGTTCAGTACTGCAAATCATTTTTTTGGGCAGGAAAGGCAGCAGAAAAGTCCGGAGAAGCTGATGCAGCGGCACTTTTTAAAAAAGGGGTTTCATCAACGAGTTATTATGGAAAACTTTGTGATTTGAGAGTGAATGATAAGGTGCTTTCATTCAAGCTCAACAGGGATGAATACTGCGGAAGCCCCGACGCTCTGCGTGAAAATATAAATGATAACGAGATATGGGACATTGCGGAAAAACAGATAAAAGCGGGAAAAGTTTTGTTGTTTTTTAAAAGGGCAAAGACATTAAAAGAGCTCGGGTTTCAGAATGATTGTTTTTTCGAGCTGAAGCAGGCAGTAAAATCAGAAGAAACCTTTACCAGTGACAAGGTAAAAATATTTGCAAATCTCTTTGTTCTCGAAGGGGATTATATTGATGCCGTTCCCCTCCTTGCGCGTCTCTCGGAGGCAGAAAAAGAAAAGGCGATGAATGACAGGGAGATCTCACAAGTACTTTATCCGCTGGCTTTTTATCCTTATGTTAAGAAATATTGTGAAAGTGAAGGGCTGGACCCTTTCTTCGTACTTTCCGTAATGAGGCAGGAAAGCATGTTTAATTCTGATGCTCTGTCACCTGCCGGTGCAGTCGGTCTTATGCAGGTTATGCCTGCAACTGCTAGGAAGGTAAATAAAAAACCGATTGGCAGAGAGGATTTGTTCTCACCGGAGACAAACGTACGTATCGGTGTTAATTATCTTTCAGGACTTATAAAGGAAAACAACGGGAATATACACTATGCACTTTCAGCATACAATGCAGGAGAGTCTAAACTCGATGAATGGATAAAAAAATCAGGTTCATGTGAGCCTGAGGAATTCATTGAGCGGATTACATACAGAGAAACCTGTGATTATGTAAAGAGGATATTGTCGAACTATCTGACTTACAGAAGTATTTACTGCAATTAA
- the trpS gene encoding tryptophan--tRNA ligase codes for MNNVKKRVLSGMRPTGKLHLGHYIGVLENWKKLQQDNECFFFVADWHALTTDYNDPSKIREYTEDMVIDWLASGIDPEKCTMFVQSDILEHAELHLLLSMIIPIPWLERVPSYKETQESLSERDLTTYGFLGYPLLQSADILIYGADTVPVGIDQVPHIELTREVARRFNFLYGENTLVEPQSMLTATPKLPGIDGRKMSKSFDNCIFISDNPETVEKKVMQMVTDPHRIKKSDCGDPELSTVYAYHKIFTPGEKVAEIAEGCRTASIGCVQCKKILIQNLLSAFSGFRARRTELEKNRSFVNDIINEGKGKASAEARKMMERVRRTMKLK; via the coding sequence ATGAACAATGTAAAAAAACGTGTTTTAAGCGGAATGAGACCTACGGGTAAACTGCATCTTGGTCATTATATTGGTGTTCTTGAAAACTGGAAAAAACTTCAGCAGGACAATGAGTGCTTCTTTTTTGTCGCTGACTGGCATGCTCTCACTACAGATTACAATGATCCTTCAAAGATCAGGGAATATACTGAAGACATGGTTATTGACTGGCTTGCTTCTGGTATAGACCCGGAAAAATGTACGATGTTCGTACAGTCTGATATTCTCGAACATGCAGAGCTGCATCTCCTTCTTTCCATGATCATTCCAATCCCCTGGCTGGAAAGGGTGCCATCTTACAAGGAAACACAGGAAAGCCTTTCAGAGCGAGATCTCACAACATATGGTTTTCTTGGATATCCTCTTCTTCAGTCGGCAGACATACTGATTTATGGTGCTGACACAGTTCCTGTCGGGATTGACCAGGTCCCGCATATAGAGCTTACAAGAGAGGTGGCAAGGAGGTTTAATTTCCTCTACGGAGAGAATACTCTGGTTGAACCGCAGTCAATGCTTACAGCTACACCAAAACTTCCAGGAATAGACGGCAGAAAGATGAGCAAGAGTTTTGACAACTGCATCTTTATAAGCGACAACCCGGAAACTGTTGAAAAAAAGGTTATGCAGATGGTCACGGATCCTCATCGCATAAAAAAATCGGACTGCGGCGACCCTGAACTTTCTACAGTTTATGCTTATCATAAGATATTTACTCCCGGAGAAAAAGTTGCTGAGATAGCAGAGGGGTGCAGGACAGCATCAATCGGATGCGTCCAGTGCAAAAAGATTTTAATCCAAAATCTGCTTTCAGCATTTTCCGGATTCCGTGCCAGGCGGACAGAACTTGAAAAAAACCGCTCCTTTGTTAATGATATAATAAATGAAGGAAAAGGAAAGGCGTCGGCTGAAGCACGAAAAATGATGGAACGGGTCAGACGCACAATGAAATTGAAGTAG